From the Hordeum vulgare subsp. vulgare chromosome 1H, MorexV3_pseudomolecules_assembly, whole genome shotgun sequence genome, the window TTATTAGTTATTTTTATCTGAGCTATTGCCACTCGTGAAAACGCCGTACGTGAGCCATTTCAGCCAAAGATGTCGCTGTCCATCCAATTCACCCCAATAatgtcgcacaggagctatttaCCCTCTTATTTGAGTACAAAATCCATCCCGGATTAGTTGTGACTTGTGAGCACGTCGTAATTTGTTTTATTGTGGTGTGATTTCGGACTCTATCTGAGATGAATTTTGTACTGATGTTCATTAATCAATAAAGTGACAACATTCTCTCTCTCGAAAAAAAAAAACCTTCTCTGTAGACCATTGCAGCACTCTGCAGCCGCGTCTTCCGCCAAAGGCGCTTCAGGAAACCGCTCCATCGCCGCACCACGGCATGCACGAGCGGACGTACCTAGTATGTCTCCCCTCCATCTTCTCCACCACCCTCCCAAACTTGGCAAACGCTCCTAATCGCCCCATTTCCTCCCGTTAAGCCCGCAGCCAGGCCGGCGAGGCTGCGTGCATGCATGCGGCGACGTCGGCCGGCAGCATGGCCACGATCGAACTCGGGCGTGGCGGCGCTGGCGCCGGCGCTAGTGGCAGTGGCATAGGCCGCGGCGGGCCCGCCGGGACGACGTCCAAGAAGCGGCTCGTGATGATCATCGCCGACCCGGGCCGCGAGTCCACGGCGGCAATGGAGTGGGCACTCTCACACGCCGTCGTCGAGGGTGACGACATCCTGCTTCTCCACGTCAACATGCCTCCGAACGGCGCCCCCGGCGGCGCGGCCCCTCCTCGAACCGgctccggcggcagcagcagtggcTCCCAGCGGGCCGTGTTCCTCGGTGGCGGGGGCTCCGCGGACGGGGAGTTCATGGAGACGATGCGTGCGGCGTGCAAGGCGCGGCACCCGCGCGCTAGGGTCCACGCGGAGCGCGTCGAGCCGGCAACCGAGGGCCGCGAGGCCAAAGCCCAGACCATCCTCGCCGAGTCCCAACGCCGCGGCGTCGAGCTCCTCGTCATCGGTCACCGccgcttctcctccttcctcctcgggTAATCCATGTCGTCGATCTCACACATGACATTCCTCTACCCCTCACGGCACAGACGCGATCAAAACGAACTAATCTTGCGTACGCAGGTTGCGGAGCGCGAGCGGGACGAGCCGACCGGGGCACGACAGCACGGCGGAGTTCTTGATCGAGCACAGCAAGTGCCTGTGCGTGAGCGTTCAGAAGAAGGGCCAGAACGCCGGCTACCTGCTCAACACAAAGACCCACAAAAACTTCTGGCTCCTCGCGTGAACATGcacgcacacatacatacacGTGCCCATTGATTAGATCGATCGGAATTACATTTTTCAATTATCGCGTGCGTGAACCGCATGTTAATTTAGACAAATGAATGTTTGATTGCATCCATGAGTTCCACGTGAAAATAGTGACGCAAAAATTCACGTGTACCATGCTCGTGCCTTGTTTTGCAGACGTTAAGGCTAACTCCAAACCGCAATTCGACGATCGTTTTGTCTTGTTTGTGTTCGTTTGCGTTGGTAAAGTGGACGGTCATGTCCGGTTTTGATAGTTCCCCTGTGGATGCGTCAACAGGACGCCACATCTCAAACATATGTCCGGTTCAGACTTCAAAAAATGGTTTGGCTGTTTCAAGTTTGGCATCATTCACCGTCTCAGCCATTAGATGACTTTTTACGTCGCGATTCATGCAGCTAATGGGAGGGGCTTGTGTAGCGATCCCTCCTTTTATAGTTCGGCCCGTTTCCCATTTGTCCTTCTTACTGTTGTGCAGTTAAGTTAAGGTCAGTTCTAGGAGTCATTTTTAAATCTGGTTCTTAGAAGCTTCTGGCATCTTCCTACCGGTTTGGGAAGCTTTCAAAAggtttttttttttctgttttccatCAGGTTTTCTAGTTTTTATTTCGTTTTTCTCTatcttttatatttttctttccttttttttcaatttctgaacatttttagttatgaatctatttttaatttGAGAACAATTAAAGTCAGGGAGTATTTTCGGAATTAATGAATATTTAGTTGCATATTTCTTTTCTAGAGGTGTTGTGTTTATGTAGCATCTTTGTGTTAAGACCATTAGGAGGAGGGGGCTAACTTACCTGTTTCTGAAGCGATTTTTCTATAGCATGCATGCGTGTTTATAACCTTTTTGTTTCTCaatatatatgtatgtgtgtcGCATTTGAAAAGAAGCTTGAACCATTTTTTTACGGTTATTAAGTGAATGACAAGTTTTTCTTAATATAGTTTATTGTGTGGAtatgttatttttgttttgtgaGTGTCCACTTTTGATATACAGGTTCAAATTTGGATGAGGGTTTGTTGCTAGCTTGTGTGTGTGATAATATACAAATCAACTTTTTAAGAGTTTTTGAGCATGTGTAATTCAATttaatttcttatttttcttatttttgtagaTTAATATCACATTTTCATTTTGCTTTGAACATTTTGATCCATGTGCCATTTTAAAAAAATTCTTGCCTTGCATAAAAGTTTTTTCACGATATAGCTTgggttcttttttttctttagttTCAATAAAATTGCTCAATCtactatttttgttggctcttgttttTTGAAGG encodes:
- the LOC123409286 gene encoding uncharacterized protein LOC123409286, translated to MHAATSAGSMATIELGRGGAGAGASGSGIGRGGPAGTTSKKRLVMIIADPGRESTAAMEWALSHAVVEGDDILLLHVNMPPNGAPGGAAPPRTGSGGSSSGSQRAVFLGGGGSADGEFMETMRAACKARHPRARVHAERVEPATEGREAKAQTILAESQRRGVELLVIGHRRFSSFLLGLRSASGTSRPGHDSTAEFLIEHSKCLCVSVQKKGQNAGYLLNTKTHKNFWLLA